From the Cyclopterus lumpus isolate fCycLum1 chromosome 25, fCycLum1.pri, whole genome shotgun sequence genome, the window taaattaaagacTACTTGCTTCTCCAAAGGGTGAAGAAAACTCTGCTGCTCTTGTTTTTACATAAACCAAATAAATCTCtataaaaaattaaagaatACACAAGACTGCTGCTAGTTTGTGGAAAGCAGCATGTCAAACGGCACATGTGGAAATGTGATGTGGAGCTACTGACAGCGCCTCTCTTTTGCAGGTACCTTGACTGTCGAGCAGATTTATCAGGACAGGGACCAGTTCGCCAAACTGGTGAGGGAGGTAGCGTCTCCCGACGTGGGCAGGATGGGCATCGAGATTCTCAGCTTCACCATCAAGGTGGGTTGGCTACGACGAATGATACCTGGCACTCTTGACAGTGAACCAAAATGCCTGAAGAAAGTTCTAACTGAGCAAAGATGTGTCAAAATGATACATATCAGCATGGATTTTGACTTGAAAGCAGCATGTATTTAAATCGATGTGTGGTCTCGATTCAAGAACAACCCTGTAGGCCTGTTCAGCCTGTGATCCTCCTCAATAATGGCGGACCTCGATATATTTCTGGGTAACGGGTCTGAAGACAGAGGAGCGAGGATAAGAAGAAGCATTATTAAGGATTCAAGGATAATTTATTGTCACTATGCAACACAGGGAAGCGCAACAAAATGCTGTTGTCGtccatttttaaacattttcaaaacatgataaacaaaacaaaaacggcAGTAAATTCCTGTAGTGCGTCTTTTGACGTTGCATCAGGAGAAATGTAAACGGCAGCAACAAAACAATTCTCTGAAcgacatcttcacattaaaaactTGACATCAGgaaaacattgtccatcaactttGACTGTTTGAGCCCAAAGCATTATCATGTGAACACAGGGTCCACCTCCTCTCGTCCCACCGGACTTCTGCACTCTGTTCCGCTGTCCGCCCGTCAAGTTCAGCTTGTCTCTGAAGATGTGGGCTCAACAGTCACCGACCTCCCGCTCATCAATCTTATTTTTCTGCAACTGATTATCAGACAGCCagcaggagcatgctgggtagtggattAGCCTCAGGGTTAGTTTACCTCCCATCTCGGCTCTCCTCCCTGGACCAGCTATTTGGGTCTGATAAAATCAAACAAGCTCTTATGGCACTATTTCCGAAGGTTTGATTCACATTATTAAAAtactatttgtttttaaatatttttggcCATAATAACTGTAGGGTGAGCATTTGATACGGCACACCCCCAGtgggggtcagatcagtctcaataattgcaaatgcacacagagagatttacaaatgcaaacacaaagatttacaaatgcgcacagaacaatttacaaatatgtttaatttacaaatgcacacagaatgatttacaaataaattagactcacaaatgcacgcagaacgacgtgtctgtgtttatttatttgtcaatctcactgcatttgtttgtggattcttcacatgtgtgtgtacggatttatgagactcccctgtcgtggctagatccgcaaatgcgttttttcaacatagccaatcagatgtcgccctcattttcagccaatcacatgagcgcatctccccctcccctccacacggggctgccagcgttacagttgcgcaatttgcagagggatacacaattaatgtacacccccccccccccattgttgtaagtcattgaaagttcggtataatcttgtaaatcttgtagaaaatcttggcgcggcacgaatgacgcgaatagagcgaagcgaaaagttcgcccgctgtcattcagacgtcgtcggtgaaagtcaccgagctgtgatgttatgtataaatatatacatgttatgaacccaaacacgagggcgttagatgttccgacgtttatgggatgtccacaacaagtataaagcagaaatagtggatgacggaagttataaccgtttccacggagtaaagctacggagataagccacgcccctctaaggcgcaaataaagtgaatgacgctcatgtgattggttgaaaatgagggcgacatctgattggctacagataggtctgtttttaaaaaacacatttgtggatCTAGCCAcagcaggggagtctcataaatccctacacacatgtgaagcaatccacaaacaaatcagtgcgattgacaaataaataaacacagacacgtcgttctgcgtacatttgtgagtctaatttatttgtaaatccttctgtgtgcatttgtaaatcgaacatatttgtaaattgttctgtgcgcatttgtaaatctttgtgtttgcatttgtaagtctctctgtgtgcatttgcaattattgagactgatctgaccccatagacTACAGCTGAGCGGCAGACCGTGTGTGTTCATTGGCTAAGCAGTACGGTGGGGATCACTCAAACATGAGTTAGCAGCCACCCGTCTTGTTTTCAAATCTATCGAATATGTTTTTATCTATAATCAGGCTGCTGCTCATTAGAGACGTTGTCTCTGGCTGTAACGATGGACTGGCTGGAGACTCCCTCCTCTTGTGCACTCCAGTGTTGTTGATCAGAACTAATTGAAGTGTGCTGCAGACACCGCGGTTGACCGCACCCCTCTGCTGAAAGCCCAGAGTCCATTTCTTTCACATCAGTGAGTCCAGATGGTTTTTCTGTGACGTGTCAGGACCAGATTAGCGCATTAGTGGAGGCCTCAGACATTTGTGGTTTGTCTTTATCTTATGTATTTGGTGTAGATGATATTTGTGAAAATGGGACGATCCTTTTATTGGGTTGTCGGACACAGCTGAGCCCCTTGGAATCAAACGGTTCCTGTGAATAAGGCGTTAGCTTTTGCAGGTAACTCTATCGGTGCAGGCGTGGAAAATCAATAAGCTGTTGTGAAGCACAGATAGAAGGCATATGTGTCCCATTCAGTGTTGAAAGAAACGGGATATTTAGGTATTCACTACATATTTCTGATTAATAATGTATATGTAATACTTCTCTTGAGTCCAGCCTTTTCGTGAGactttattatattatgatcACTGCATCCACCGACCATTTCACTCACACCTAAATTCAAttttgacaaaaagaaacaaatctaTTATGTTTAGTGTGTATCTATTACAATCTCACTTTTATGTTGACTAAGATAATTATGttcttatatttaattttttttaccttttcatttATTAAGGGGGAGTTTCCCTGACAGCAATGTGCTCTTTCAGTAACGCCCTGGTACACATGGAAGCTGCCCAGTACAAACACAGTTTAATCTGCTGCACACTGAGTTAAgggccttgctcaagggcatcTCAGTGGTGGCAATGGGGGAGGGGCAAGCGCTGTCACATTCCCCCGCCTGGATTTACCCTCCCGGTCCGGGGAATTGAACTGACAACCTTTTTGGTCACAAGCACTCTTCTTTAACATTTGGACCACCACCACTGCCTCCTCACATGAAGCTCACACCTGTTTGTCTGTGCTCGCAGGATGTGTATGACAAACTGGATTACCTGAGCTCTCTGGGGAAGGCCCAGACTGCAGCCGTGCAGAGGGACGCCGACATCGGCGTGGCCGAGGCAGAGAGGGATGCTGGGATACGGGTAAGGATGCTTTAGCGGGGTCGCAGACTGTGACAGGTGGATCCTGTTGTGCACAACAACCAACTCCTTTACTTCTTCATCGTCTCACAGGAAGCAGAGTGTAAGAGAGAGATGATGGACGTCAAATTCCAAGCTGACACCAAGATGGCCGACTCCAAACGGGAACTGGAGCTGCAGAAAGCTTCTTTCAACCAGGAAGTCAACACTAAGGTGATGTATGAAACTAGCAAGTCTCAAACAtaaggtgtgtatgtgtgtgcacgttttgGAAGTGCGTGACAAGTCTTACTCGCTGCCGTTTTCAGAAAGCGGAGGCCCAGCTGGCGTACGAGCTGCAGGCAGCCAAGGAGCAGCAGAAGATTCGCTTGGAGGAGATCGAGATCCAAGTggtgcagaggaagaaggagatCACCAtcggggagagagagatcgaTCGGATGGACAAGGAGCTCATCGCCACAATAAAGAGGCCTGCCGAGGCGGAGGCCTACAAAATGCAGCAGCTGGCAGAGGGTCACAAGTGAGTGAGAAAGCCAGTTAAAGGGGCATCAGACAGTTTTATGAGCTTTTCGACCAGTATTGCTTTTAACCTTTGTAGCTGGCACGCCGTGTGAATTTAATTAGCTTGTGAGCAGTACAAACATTTGTAGGTTGGAGAAGGAGAATCTGGTGTTTGAAATGCCAGCTGACTGGAAGTTTTAGTTTCAAAACATCACTGGGAGATATTTACTAAGGAAACAAACAGGTCAGCGTTTTGCACAGGTAAAGGGAGAAAAGCACCACAGCCTGCAGAACGTTTGGGTTCAAGCGAAACGTTTTTTAAGGTCGTCCCTGCTGAGCAACTGCATCTGACATAGCTAGGTATGTTAACTTACAAGACCTGTCTTATTTTCTTCTCTGTATATTTAGTATTGCGTTTTAATAAGAAAGCAAAACTATTTCTTATCCGATTATCTGATTAATTGAAGGAATAATTGGGAGAATAATCGATAGCTGCAGCTTCTAGCTTTGGTCTCGCTTTTATAAAGCTAGCTTTGGACCTTTTTGCTAAATACATTAGTATTTTGAGCTCTTGGCCAGATTTCAGTCaggtaaatgtttttaaagattttttttttgcgacgCATAAAATAATGCCCTCAGAAACTGTATTACATTGTGTGGCAGCGgatggagcgggggtgtggttcagggacgAGGATGAGGTCTAATCAGCcacagctggggttaatctgtgtgtgtgtctcttcccaataaagagcagtaGCGACTGAGAAGCGAGGAGAGGAGCGGGAGGCGAGAGGTCGCATTCGGTCGCCATACAGCGGTGATGGTACGAGACTCACGGGGTAACGGGTTACCCCGTGAGTCTCGTActgaacagaggcagcaacacggaTTGTtacggttaaaaaaaacaacttttattaACATGCAATGTACTATCACCGTTATATGGCGACCGCCTCCCGCTTCTCAGtcgacacagacacacacacacacagattaagtCCAGCTGTGGCTGATTAATATGAGGTTAGATCAgcctcaataattgcaaatgcacacagagagactcacaaatgtgaacagaacaatttacaaatatgttcgatttacaaatgaacacagaacgattcacaaatacctttcaatgcacacataaataaattacgatttatataaatgtaaaagaaaaaccgcaaatacatttctgaatttctatgtggattcttctatttgtttgtggatttgtatgtattcatttgtcaatcgcactgcatttgtttgtggattgcttcacatgtgtgtgtggtactatgagatgtgattggttgaaaatgagggcgacatctgattggctacagataggtctgtttaaaaaaCGCATTTACAATTTTCTCATAAATACTCTCCCCCCGTCCCCTGTCCTCCTCTGCGTCAGGACGAAGACGGTGCTAATTGCCCAGGCTCAAGCAGAGAAGATCAGGAGGATCGGCGAGGCAGAGGCGTGCTCCATCGAAGCAGTGGGCAAGGCAGAGGCTGAGAGGATGAGACTGAAGGCCGAGGCCTACCAGCTGTATGGAGAGGCAGCCAAGACGGCTCTGGTCCTCGAGGCCCTGCCCATGGTAAAACATAGACGTGTTCTTAGAAGCGCCATAATGCACATCCAGCTCATCGAACCACTTGTAGTTTTGTTCAAGATAACTCTTATTTTGAGTTTACTGGTATGTTCATGCATacttttttttagaagaaaTCAGTACatgaatataaagaaaaaaacgtccccaattactttatttgtaaaaaaaaaaaaaaccgggCTACCATTGGCGTTAAATGGATAGTTTGACATTGGCTTATCTTAAACGGCCTTCCTGTGTCTACATCTAATAAATCAGCCTTTGAATCATCTTATGttatatcatatttttttaataacctcAGAATCCCGCCACACAGGCACCTATAAAGCTATATCGTGGTTTGTTAGCTTTCAAAACTAGCATGCTCTGTTTTTGATGGAAAATGGATCGCCACAATTCCTTCATCTCAATGATTCATGAGGCTACAACTGTATCATGTATCGCACGATCTCGGTGCATGACGTTATTTACAGCTTACAGTAATCACTTAACCGTGTCTTTACAGATTGCTGCCAAGGTGGCGGCGCCATTAGCCAGGACCAGCGAGATCGTCATCCTGGGTGGGGAGAGCAACCGCATAACGAGTGAGGTCAACCGCCTGTTGGCTGAACTTCCTGTGTCTGTCAATGCTCTTACTGGAGTGGATCTGTCAAAGGTAACGTTAACACTTAACTTCTCAACAACAATTTACGTCTACTAAAAATGCAGATAGTTACTATAAAGTTTTAATGtgacaacattttgaaaagaacCCTCCAGTTTGTCTTACCTTTTTGTTTCATCCAGAAAAATACCAGATACCCTCTGAGGACAATGCCAATATACTTATACTTATCAATatagttaatttttttaaatgtgtcttttttgtttttcaatcaaTTCAGTGCATTAGATGGTGGGTTTTTAACTGTTTGCCCCAAATCTGAGCCTAAAAGGAGTTGAAATCAGccaaaaagaagcaaaaaaagtcaaatgtagGTTGGATAATCCGTtcctttttcttattctttttctttatccTCGACAGATCCCGTTCCTGCAGAAGATGACCAACGCTCAAGCCTGAAAACCCGGCGACCACACACGACTCCAGTATCTGTTGTATGCACTCTGATGGACTGCCTTTAATACACTTGAagaattgtgttgttttatacGTATACTGTATACCAAGTACATTTTGGAAACCTCTGGTGCCTTACTTTATACAGGGCCAGAATATCTGAACGCACTGCTGCTCATtcaaaagattattattattattatttttttggtttgACACAGGACCATTTTGTgctgtgatttttttatttatttttttatgtatttgaatCGTATATATTAGTCAGTTTGCATGAAATACCATCAAAAAGAAGAGCTGCTATTGGACTGGTGTGAAGGCAGGCGTACCTGCTGCATCTCATGCTAACACCCAGTCTCTGGTGTTTGTACATCAGGGCTCTGCTTCTTTGGACCACAAGGTCTCTGCTCTCACTTCTTAAATTCCGCATGCTGCAGGCCTTCTTGATTTGTGCGCCTCTTTCTTTATTGTAAGATACATCTCCGTTCACAATATTTTCCTTTGTATATTGTACATGTTGTAATTTTTAactatttatgacattttctgtGTGGATTTTTATAATTTTTACAATGTTGCAGGTGCTCACAATCTTATAAGAAGCCCTCCCATCCTTGTGTAAATGCTGTCTGTTGCCCTGAAAGAAGTTTAAGCCTCTACAAACCGTTGATATCAGGCTCAATacatatgattattatttatatgcTGGCAGGGAAACAGGATGCAAAATCCGATTTGAGCTTGTGGCCCTTTGATATTTATTGTGAGTTTAAATGTAAAGGTTAGTTTTTTGGgccttgattaaaaaaattagtatgtatttaaaaaatgaaataaaaagatttaatGGGCAAATTATCAAAAATGACCGGCTTGGAGTTTTGTGAAATTAGTATAGAGCGTGGAAAAAAGCTTAATGTGAATAGATTCTGAAAATGAAAAGGCCAAACGGTGATGCCAAATAGAATAGATTGTCTTTTCATTCTCATTTCATGAGAAGGACTTGGGGATACTGCAAAGTTCATCACCAGATATCCATAGTCTGACACGGTGCGTCAACAAGCCAAACTTTTCAGAGAAACTTGctaatttattttcaatgttTGCGCACGTCtgcattgatttgtttttgttctgttttttataACTGTGACATGAAATATAGAAGGATCTTAAAAGGACTACTTTAACTTATCAAACCATGTTTTATCTATTTTAATAAGTGATGTGTTTGTAAATGGTCACCATGCTTTGTTGTTTTCGAGGTCTAATGCACCAACATGTTATGCGTCAGTGCAGGAGTAGGAAAggtttttagaaagaaaaagggagttGGCAGGTACAGAAAACTATCGAGCTTGACTCCGATGAAATGTATTTCACCCACTTAGACACTTCCAGAAGAACTGACTCCTGCTCGCCTCTTCTCAAAGCTGTGAAGAGCTGAACTCGCCCACCCCA encodes:
- the LOC117728117 gene encoding flotillin-2; translated protein: MGSCLTVGPNEALVVSGDCCSSDAKTYAVGGWAWAWCLISDTQRITLEIMTLQPRCEDVETAEGVAITVTGVAQVKVMTEHDLLAVACEQFLGKSVVEIKAVVLQTLEGHLRSILGTLTVEQIYQDRDQFAKLVREVASPDVGRMGIEILSFTIKDVYDKLDYLSSLGKAQTAAVQRDADIGVAEAERDAGIREAECKREMMDVKFQADTKMADSKRELELQKASFNQEVNTKKAEAQLAYELQAAKEQQKIRLEEIEIQVVQRKKEITIGEREIDRMDKELIATIKRPAEAEAYKMQQLAEGHKTKTVLIAQAQAEKIRRIGEAEACSIEAVGKAEAERMRLKAEAYQLYGEAAKTALVLEALPMIAAKVAAPLARTSEIVILGGESNRITSEVNRLLAELPVSVNALTGVDLSKIPFLQKMTNAQA